In one window of Tellurirhabdus rosea DNA:
- a CDS encoding outer membrane beta-barrel protein, translated as MKKLIYTAALAVSLLVGGAAQAQEIPSLEFGVRGGGTFTHGFTNVPPQRVTDVVSTPELNNKSNGIGLGYSAAIWARKNFDKFFVQAEVGYNTFLLKQKTAVAQIDVNANASLLRALPVSVAPGLVFATLNATSESALESINVPILIGKRWNNGKIRGYAGPNFLFVQKSEASRTTSGRINANQNIGFPEVEIPERSETTNLLSRREAGILEVKDFTYALELGVGTSIIPNLEVDLRYAVPVGGVYKDNNISGFLGIGTVSLSYRLFNVK; from the coding sequence ATGAAAAAACTGATTTATACCGCAGCGCTGGCGGTGTCGCTCCTGGTGGGCGGCGCGGCGCAGGCGCAGGAAATTCCTTCGCTGGAGTTTGGTGTCCGGGGCGGCGGCACGTTTACGCACGGCTTTACCAACGTGCCTCCCCAGCGGGTAACGGATGTCGTTTCGACGCCCGAACTGAACAACAAAAGCAACGGCATCGGGCTGGGGTATTCGGCCGCGATCTGGGCCCGCAAGAATTTTGACAAGTTCTTTGTGCAGGCCGAAGTGGGCTACAACACCTTCCTGCTGAAGCAGAAAACGGCCGTGGCGCAGATCGACGTCAATGCCAACGCTTCGCTTTTGCGGGCGCTGCCGGTTTCGGTGGCACCGGGTCTGGTGTTTGCTACCCTCAACGCCACCTCCGAATCGGCGCTGGAATCGATCAACGTGCCCATTCTGATCGGGAAACGCTGGAACAACGGCAAAATCCGTGGCTATGCGGGGCCCAACTTCCTGTTCGTGCAGAAGTCGGAAGCGAGCCGCACCACCAGCGGACGCATCAATGCCAATCAGAATATCGGTTTTCCGGAGGTAGAAATTCCGGAGCGGAGCGAAACGACCAACCTGCTGAGCAGGCGGGAAGCGGGTATTCTGGAAGTGAAGGATTTCACGTACGCCCTCGAACTGGGCGTCGGGACGAGCATCATTCCGAACCTGGAGGTGGATCTGCGGTATGCCGTGCCGGTCGGCGGGGTTTACAAAGACAATAACATTTCCGGGTTCCTCGGCATCGGGACGGTATCGCTGAGCTACCGATTGTTTAATGTGAAGTAA
- the dnaA gene encoding chromosomal replication initiator protein DnaA, giving the protein MQREAVTVWNRCLQVIRESIPEQSFKTWFEPIVPLRLQGKELTIQVPSQFFYEWLEENYVHNLRKALDYALGPEGELLYSIIVDQGDERQPPMGYAVPPAKTPQTAKPDKIDADIKSPFQMKDLDSLQLDSYLNATYTFDNFVEGDCNRLGRSAGYAVAQRPGVTSFNPLMIYGGVGLGKTHLVQAIGNYIKNNDRDKFVLYVSSEKFTNQFINAIRTDTLRDFSSFYMQVGVLIIDDIQFLAGKEKTQETFFHIFNHLHQSGKQIIMTSDRAPRDLQGLQDRLLSRFKWGLSADLQQPDLETRIAIIQKKLQSEGVYIDYNVIEYLAHSINTNVRELEGVIVSLMAQASLTRRDIDLDLARNVLRNIVVDTDKEVTVDSVQEAVADMFKVTLADLKGKSRKKELVYPRQIAMFLAKEKTELSLKSIGYHFGGRDHSTVIHAIQTISDLTGNDPQTRDVVDRLKAILK; this is encoded by the coding sequence ATTCAGCGCGAAGCCGTGACGGTCTGGAACCGCTGCCTGCAGGTGATCAGGGAGAGCATTCCCGAACAGAGCTTCAAAACCTGGTTCGAGCCGATTGTTCCTCTGCGCCTGCAAGGTAAGGAACTGACTATTCAGGTGCCAAGCCAGTTTTTCTACGAATGGCTGGAGGAGAACTATGTCCATAACCTGCGGAAAGCCCTCGACTATGCCCTCGGCCCCGAGGGTGAACTGCTGTACTCCATCATCGTAGACCAGGGCGACGAACGCCAGCCGCCGATGGGCTACGCCGTGCCGCCCGCTAAAACGCCGCAGACGGCCAAGCCCGACAAGATCGACGCCGACATCAAGAGTCCGTTCCAGATGAAGGATCTGGACTCGCTCCAGCTCGATTCGTACCTCAACGCCACCTACACCTTCGACAATTTTGTGGAGGGCGACTGTAACCGCCTTGGCCGTTCGGCGGGATATGCCGTGGCCCAGCGGCCGGGCGTCACCTCGTTCAACCCGCTGATGATCTACGGCGGCGTCGGACTCGGCAAGACGCACCTGGTGCAGGCCATCGGGAATTACATCAAGAATAACGACCGGGATAAATTTGTCCTCTACGTCTCCTCGGAGAAGTTCACCAACCAGTTCATCAACGCCATCCGTACCGACACACTGCGGGATTTCAGCAGCTTTTACATGCAGGTCGGTGTGCTGATTATCGACGATATTCAGTTTCTGGCGGGGAAAGAAAAGACGCAGGAGACGTTTTTCCATATTTTCAACCACCTCCACCAGTCGGGCAAGCAGATCATCATGACTTCCGACCGAGCCCCGCGCGACTTGCAGGGGTTGCAGGACCGGCTGCTGTCGCGTTTCAAATGGGGCCTTTCGGCGGATTTGCAGCAGCCGGACCTCGAAACGCGGATTGCCATTATTCAGAAAAAGCTCCAGTCGGAGGGGGTTTACATCGATTACAACGTCATCGAGTACCTTGCCCACAGCATCAACACCAACGTCCGTGAACTGGAAGGCGTGATTGTCTCGCTGATGGCCCAGGCCTCGCTGACCCGCCGCGATATCGACCTCGACCTGGCCCGGAACGTGCTGCGGAACATCGTTGTCGATACGGACAAGGAAGTAACCGTCGATTCGGTGCAGGAGGCCGTAGCCGACATGTTTAAAGTGACCCTGGCGGACCTGAAAGGCAAAAGTCGGAAGAAAGAACTGGTGTATCCGCGTCAGATTGCGATGTTTCTGGCGAAGGAAAAAACGGAGCTGTCGCTGAAATCCATCGGCTACCATTTCGGCGGCCGCGACCACAGCACGGTGATTCACGCCATCCAGACCATCAGCGACCTGACCGGCAACGACCCCCAGACCCGCGACGTCGTCGACCGCCTCAAAGCCATACTCAAATAG
- a CDS encoding S41 family peptidase produces MKLLRWLLCLLPFAGMAQTPSNLDFERLDPATRQPAGWSSFGSEGYAVGADSLVRHGGRYSFRIQSIADNKDQAFKACGLTIPARYAGKEIELTGFVKTQDLASGWAGLWMRIDGTNRTLEFDNMESRGIKGTTDWTQYSVKLRLPDDAERITFGGLLSGPGTAWFDDLTVRVSGEELAVARLKKVVTAKAKLDSSFRRGSGIELFQLKPQQIENLAVLGRVWGFLKYHHPAVAEGNYNWDYELFRVMPKVLNARSAADRSAVLSTWIQNLGPLPKGKQTDTTGQKNAFRKPDLRWLNNRTLFTEALSRQLNQVYQNRNRASHYYLAMESNVGNPSFRNEDAYGNMAFSDGGLRMLSLFRYWNIIEYFFPYKHLIQEDWNAVLTEFIPRLADCTDSQQYILTNLQLIARIHDTHANIWGRQPDLERWRGVFLAPVQVRFVENQAVVTGYYHDSAGRASGLRVGDVIRSIDGKPVADWVREKTPYYPASNHPTRLRDMARDLLRGPLDSVSLAGERDGKPFSTRIKRYGRGELALNYNLDSGTYPQDSSYRMLPDSIGFIYPAKYQNKQLPAIKKAFKNAKGIIIDLRCYPSDFMVFTFGSFLHMAPTPFVKFTGGDVSNPGLFTWSKELNVGSRGGEHFPGKVVVLINEATQSQAEYTTMAFRGAPNVTVIGSQTAGADGNVSPFTLPGGLSTMISGIGVYYPDGRETQRIGIVPDLEVRPTIRGIREGRDELLEKAIELIKKSPVAETR; encoded by the coding sequence ATGAAATTACTTCGCTGGCTCCTCTGCCTCCTGCCCTTTGCCGGGATGGCCCAAACCCCTTCCAACCTGGATTTTGAGCGCCTGGACCCCGCCACCCGACAGCCCGCCGGCTGGTCGTCGTTTGGCTCGGAAGGGTATGCGGTCGGGGCGGACTCCCTCGTGCGGCACGGCGGCCGCTACTCCTTCCGGATTCAGTCCATCGCCGACAACAAAGACCAGGCCTTCAAAGCCTGCGGGCTGACGATTCCCGCCCGCTACGCCGGAAAAGAGATTGAACTGACCGGATTTGTGAAGACCCAGGACCTTGCCAGCGGCTGGGCGGGCCTCTGGATGCGCATCGACGGAACCAACCGGACCCTGGAATTCGACAATATGGAGAGCCGCGGCATCAAGGGCACGACCGACTGGACCCAGTATTCGGTCAAACTCCGGCTGCCCGACGATGCCGAGCGCATTACGTTCGGCGGGCTGCTGAGCGGACCCGGTACGGCCTGGTTCGACGATCTTACCGTCCGCGTCAGCGGCGAGGAGCTGGCCGTTGCCAGGCTCAAAAAAGTGGTCACGGCGAAGGCCAAACTGGATTCCAGCTTCCGGCGTGGCTCGGGCATCGAGCTTTTTCAGCTCAAGCCGCAGCAGATTGAGAATCTGGCCGTGCTGGGCCGCGTCTGGGGCTTTCTGAAATACCACCACCCGGCGGTCGCGGAGGGAAACTACAATTGGGACTACGAACTGTTCCGGGTAATGCCGAAGGTGCTCAATGCCCGGTCCGCCGCCGATCGCAGCGCGGTGCTTTCCACCTGGATTCAGAATCTGGGGCCTCTGCCAAAGGGCAAACAGACCGATACGACAGGCCAGAAAAACGCCTTCCGGAAACCCGACCTGCGCTGGCTCAACAACCGGACGCTGTTTACCGAAGCCCTCAGCCGCCAGTTGAACCAGGTCTACCAGAACCGCAACCGCGCCAGCCATTATTATCTGGCGATGGAATCTAACGTCGGTAACCCGTCGTTCCGGAACGAAGACGCCTACGGCAACATGGCGTTCAGCGACGGCGGCCTCCGAATGCTGAGCCTTTTCCGGTACTGGAATATCATCGAATACTTTTTTCCGTACAAACACCTGATTCAGGAAGACTGGAATGCCGTTCTGACCGAATTCATTCCCCGGCTCGCCGACTGCACCGATTCGCAGCAGTACATCCTGACCAACCTGCAACTGATTGCCCGCATTCACGATACCCACGCCAACATCTGGGGTCGCCAGCCGGACCTGGAACGCTGGCGTGGGGTTTTTCTGGCGCCGGTTCAGGTTCGGTTTGTGGAAAATCAGGCGGTCGTGACGGGGTATTATCACGATTCGGCGGGGCGGGCGTCGGGGCTGCGAGTCGGCGACGTCATCCGCAGCATCGACGGGAAGCCGGTGGCGGACTGGGTCCGCGAAAAAACGCCGTATTACCCCGCCTCCAACCACCCCACCCGCCTGCGCGACATGGCCCGCGACCTGCTGCGCGGCCCGCTCGACTCGGTGAGTCTCGCCGGGGAACGGGACGGCAAGCCGTTTTCAACCAGAATCAAACGCTACGGCCGCGGCGAACTGGCGCTGAATTACAACCTCGACTCGGGCACCTACCCGCAGGACAGCAGTTACCGGATGCTGCCCGACTCCATCGGCTTTATTTACCCCGCCAAGTATCAGAACAAACAGCTGCCCGCCATTAAGAAAGCCTTCAAAAACGCGAAGGGAATTATTATCGACCTGCGCTGCTACCCCTCTGACTTTATGGTGTTTACCTTCGGCAGTTTCCTTCACATGGCGCCTACGCCATTTGTCAAATTCACCGGAGGGGACGTCAGCAATCCCGGGCTGTTTACATGGAGCAAGGAACTGAACGTAGGCTCGCGGGGCGGCGAGCATTTTCCGGGCAAAGTGGTCGTGCTCATCAACGAAGCGACCCAGAGCCAGGCCGAATACACCACGATGGCTTTCCGGGGCGCGCCAAACGTGACCGTCATCGGCAGCCAGACGGCCGGAGCCGACGGCAATGTGTCGCCGTTTACCCTGCCCGGAGGCCTGTCGACGATGATTTCGGGCATTGGGGTTTATTATCCGGACGGGCGGGAAACCCAGCGCATCGGCATTGTTCCGGATCTGGAAGTGAGGCCAACGATCCGGGGCATCCGGGAAGGCCGGGACGAACTGCTGGAGAAAGCCATTGAACTCATCAAAAAATCGCCGGTGGCCGAAACCCGGTAA
- a CDS encoding SGNH/GDSL hydrolase family protein: MKWFERIRWGLLLLTVVGVTSCTQEDDDNLGPAPVRGEADFTKYVAVGNSLTAGFADGGLYRESQLNSYPNMLAKQFGLVGGGTFVQPLFSADSANGSGYVRLIRLPQSPVELLTSLRQIAPGAVRTTVNGRPLYSKFTGANNNLGVPGIRMSDVLSPGYGSAQGNPYFERLLPGTASTRTYLDYVGDNLNGATFFTCWMGNNDVLGYTTSGGVNAMTTSAVFTTNYTALLNKLTENNRKGVVVGIPNTAAAPYFRTITIPLLLAQLNASRPAGTPVIPALVIQTAAGPRASRDGDLLMLPNALEYLKIGTTTAGTGQGPYGLSATNPLPTQFVLDSDEAAAAFNRLTEFNNLMKQQAEAKGLVFVDPNQVLTQLGQTGGYLQDGVTYNLSFIQGGAVSLDGIHLTPAGYALIANEIIKGINTKYKSTLPLLNTSTFNRVLLQAQ, encoded by the coding sequence ATGAAATGGTTTGAACGGATACGGTGGGGACTTCTGCTCCTGACCGTCGTGGGGGTTACTTCCTGTACTCAGGAGGATGATGACAATCTCGGCCCGGCTCCGGTGCGGGGCGAGGCCGATTTTACAAAATATGTAGCCGTTGGAAACTCCCTGACTGCCGGTTTTGCCGACGGCGGTCTGTATCGCGAGAGTCAGTTAAATTCATACCCGAACATGCTGGCGAAGCAGTTTGGACTCGTCGGCGGCGGGACGTTTGTGCAGCCGCTGTTTTCGGCGGATTCGGCCAACGGCTCGGGCTACGTCCGGCTGATCCGGCTGCCGCAGTCACCCGTCGAACTGCTGACCTCCCTGCGCCAGATTGCCCCCGGGGCGGTCCGGACGACGGTCAACGGCCGACCGCTGTATTCCAAATTCACCGGGGCCAACAATAACCTCGGTGTCCCGGGCATCCGGATGTCCGATGTCCTGTCGCCGGGTTACGGCTCCGCCCAGGGCAACCCGTATTTCGAGCGCCTGCTGCCCGGTACAGCCTCCACCCGGACATACCTGGACTACGTCGGCGACAACCTGAACGGGGCCACGTTCTTCACCTGCTGGATGGGCAACAACGACGTGCTGGGCTATACCACCTCGGGCGGGGTGAACGCCATGACGACCTCCGCCGTGTTTACCACCAACTACACGGCCCTGCTCAACAAACTGACGGAAAACAACCGCAAGGGCGTCGTCGTCGGCATTCCGAACACGGCGGCGGCTCCGTACTTCCGGACGATCACCATTCCGCTGCTGCTCGCCCAGCTCAATGCCTCGCGCCCGGCGGGTACTCCGGTCATTCCGGCGCTGGTCATTCAAACGGCCGCCGGTCCGCGTGCCTCGCGGGATGGCGACCTCCTGATGCTGCCCAATGCGCTGGAATACCTTAAAATCGGCACCACCACGGCCGGAACCGGGCAGGGCCCGTACGGGCTGTCGGCAACGAATCCGCTGCCCACGCAATTTGTGCTGGACTCCGACGAAGCCGCGGCCGCTTTCAACCGCCTGACCGAATTCAACAACCTGATGAAACAGCAGGCTGAAGCCAAGGGGCTCGTGTTTGTCGATCCCAACCAGGTCCTGACCCAGTTGGGGCAAACGGGCGGGTATCTTCAGGATGGTGTGACGTACAACCTGTCGTTCATCCAGGGCGGGGCCGTCAGCCTCGACGGCATTCACCTGACCCCGGCCGGCTACGCCCTCATCGCGAACGAAATCATCAAAGGCATCAACACCAAATACAAATCGACGCTGCCGCTGCTGAACACCAGCACCTTCAACCGGGTTCTGCTGCAGGCGCAGTAA
- a CDS encoding winged helix-turn-helix transcriptional regulator — translation MTEDTNANETNVIATQLIIKRAVEIICGKWRLTIIHLLRQEKLRYNEIKRLIPEISEKVLVHELRQLVELGLLTKQSFNEMPPRVEYMLTDKGRKILPVIDLLREVGPEFM, via the coding sequence ATGACCGAGGATACGAACGCGAACGAGACGAATGTGATTGCTACTCAACTGATAATCAAGCGAGCCGTAGAAATCATCTGCGGTAAATGGCGTTTGACCATTATCCATTTGCTGCGTCAGGAAAAGCTGCGCTATAACGAAATCAAAAGGCTGATTCCGGAAATTAGTGAAAAAGTACTGGTTCATGAACTGCGGCAACTGGTCGAGCTGGGCCTGCTGACCAAGCAGTCGTTTAACGAGATGCCGCCGCGGGTAGAATATATGTTGACCGATAAAGGCCGGAAGATTTTGCCCGTTATCGACCTGCTTCGGGAAGTCGGCCCGGAATTTATGTAA
- a CDS encoding GNAT family N-acetyltransferase → MVRLVAREALDLLAYDRCMAGSPDRIIYAFSWYLDAVSPDWACLVKGDYESVMPLPLRRRYGWKAVMQPLFCHQLGVFADGKSPDAAELQPFLICLTQHFRYVPAYPFHAGNAAELAADLTPRTNHILNLNRPYEALRNGYSRGRRHHLNKAGLLSGWEMTTTDHIGPLFDLFVKHNTVSIGRIDPQAGQILRRLTDACLERGMAQIRMAHYGGEPEAGSLFLHDERRIIHLFCAASPLGRRANARMVLLDQVIRENAGRAVWLDFESPEVESLARFNREFGAVAEPFGRLSYNRLPAGIRALHACKKSIHRFLVRS, encoded by the coding sequence ATGGTTCGTCTGGTGGCGCGCGAGGCGCTTGACCTGCTGGCTTACGACCGTTGTATGGCGGGCTCGCCGGACCGGATTATCTATGCGTTTTCCTGGTATCTGGACGCGGTTTCGCCGGATTGGGCGTGTCTGGTGAAGGGCGATTACGAAAGCGTCATGCCGTTGCCCCTGCGTCGACGCTACGGCTGGAAGGCGGTGATGCAGCCGCTTTTTTGCCATCAACTGGGCGTCTTTGCCGACGGAAAATCGCCGGATGCGGCCGAACTTCAGCCATTTCTGATCTGTCTTACTCAGCATTTTCGCTACGTGCCAGCTTATCCTTTTCATGCCGGTAATGCGGCGGAATTAGCGGCGGACCTGACTCCACGGACCAATCATATTCTGAACCTGAACCGGCCCTACGAAGCCCTGCGAAACGGATATTCCCGCGGACGGCGCCACCACCTGAACAAGGCCGGGCTGCTATCCGGTTGGGAAATGACCACCACCGACCACATTGGGCCGCTTTTTGACTTGTTTGTAAAACATAATACCGTTTCTATTGGCCGCATTGACCCGCAAGCGGGGCAGATCCTGCGGCGACTGACCGACGCCTGCCTGGAAAGGGGAATGGCCCAGATCCGAATGGCGCATTACGGGGGCGAACCCGAAGCGGGGAGCCTGTTTCTGCACGATGAGCGACGCATCATTCACCTCTTCTGCGCCGCCAGTCCGCTCGGGCGACGGGCAAACGCCCGGATGGTTCTGCTGGATCAGGTGATTCGGGAAAACGCCGGTCGGGCGGTATGGCTCGATTTTGAAAGCCCGGAAGTCGAAAGTCTGGCGCGGTTTAACCGGGAGTTTGGCGCCGTGGCCGAACCCTTCGGACGACTGAGCTACAACCGGCTTCCGGCTGGCATTCGGGCGCTGCATGCCTGTAAAAAAAGCATTCACCGATTTCTGGTCAGGTCATGA
- a CDS encoding methylmalonyl-CoA mutase family protein, producing the protein MPIPIPFPSVSAEQWKAQILKDLKGKAYETLRWATPEGFVLEPFYTAEDLETLPLETIQNAQKTSGGWLNTPPFTVRDDRETNTRLRRAASRGADALLLTLPNTPTDLTRLLDGLKLSDTPVFFRVTDGSRADVLLEKLVRIAPYQLKGGLLIDPVYNHFAHAISVGENYEALAEATRRAAGFPQFRTISVQSQGFHHAGATITQELAFTLAALAEQYDHLTDAGLEAAQLFSKTIVSVSVGTSFFPEIAKLRALRLLLQRFQAAWGVAPQPVFVHAQTSPFYYAAVEPYTNLLRATTEAMAAVIGGCDALTVHPHDAALNPASPSAEAQEFSDRIARNISILLKDESHLGRVADPAAGAYALEQLTHQLAEQAWALFLDMENRGGLTAALPTIREELARSYAAKVEALRTGRVMVGVNKYRAEETDAAANPEVGPRLASEFE; encoded by the coding sequence ATGCCTATCCCAATCCCTTTCCCGTCTGTTTCTGCTGAGCAGTGGAAGGCGCAGATTCTGAAGGACCTGAAAGGCAAAGCCTACGAAACGCTGCGCTGGGCTACGCCCGAGGGCTTTGTGCTGGAACCGTTTTATACGGCCGAAGACCTGGAAACGCTCCCGCTCGAAACCATCCAGAACGCCCAGAAAACGTCCGGAGGCTGGCTCAACACCCCGCCGTTCACCGTTCGGGATGACCGGGAAACCAACACCCGCCTGCGGCGGGCCGCCAGCCGGGGAGCCGATGCCCTGCTGCTGACCCTGCCAAACACACCCACCGACCTGACCCGGCTCCTCGACGGGCTGAAACTCAGCGATACGCCCGTTTTCTTCCGCGTCACGGACGGCAGCCGGGCGGATGTTCTGCTGGAAAAGCTGGTGCGGATTGCGCCCTACCAGCTCAAAGGCGGGCTGCTGATCGACCCCGTTTACAACCACTTTGCCCATGCGATTTCCGTCGGAGAAAATTACGAAGCCCTCGCGGAAGCGACCCGCCGGGCCGCCGGGTTCCCACAATTCCGGACGATCAGCGTGCAGAGTCAGGGTTTCCACCATGCCGGGGCGACCATCACGCAGGAACTGGCCTTTACGCTGGCCGCGCTCGCCGAGCAGTACGACCACCTGACCGATGCGGGTCTGGAGGCGGCTCAGCTCTTTTCGAAAACCATCGTTTCGGTATCCGTCGGGACCAGCTTTTTTCCGGAAATCGCCAAACTGAGGGCGCTGCGGTTGCTGCTTCAACGTTTTCAGGCGGCCTGGGGCGTGGCGCCTCAGCCGGTCTTCGTGCACGCGCAGACCTCCCCGTTTTATTATGCCGCTGTCGAACCGTACACCAACCTCCTCCGGGCAACAACGGAAGCGATGGCGGCCGTCATCGGCGGCTGCGATGCCCTGACGGTCCATCCGCACGATGCGGCGCTGAACCCCGCGTCGCCATCAGCCGAAGCGCAGGAATTTTCGGACCGGATAGCCCGGAACATTTCCATTCTGCTGAAAGACGAATCCCATCTGGGCCGGGTTGCCGACCCTGCAGCCGGCGCCTACGCCCTGGAGCAACTGACGCATCAGCTGGCGGAGCAGGCCTGGGCGCTGTTTCTGGACATGGAAAACCGGGGTGGCCTGACCGCGGCCCTGCCGACCATCCGGGAAGAACTGGCCCGCTCCTACGCAGCCAAAGTGGAAGCCCTCCGCACGGGCCGCGTGATGGTGGGAGTCAATAAATATCGGGCCGAGGAGACGGATGCGGCGGCGAATCCCGAAGTCGGCCCCCGGCTGGCGAGTGAATTTGAATAA
- the scpA gene encoding methylmalonyl-CoA mutase codes for MKPDFSSIQPTPASPTGNQTDGRTFVTAEGIKLKPVYTAADIQNAAHLGSAAGLPPFLRGPYSSMYVSQPWTIRQYAGFSTAEESNAFYRRNLAAGQKGLSVAFDLATHRGYDSDHPRVVGDVGKAGVAIDSVEDMKILFGGIPLDQMSVSMTMNGAVIPVMAFYIVAAEEQGVGPEQLSGTIQNDILKEFMVRNTYIYPPEPSMRIIGDIFAYTSRYMPKFNSISISGYHMHEAGAPAQLELAYTLADGLEYIRTGLRAGMSIDEFAPRLSFFWGIGMNHFMEIAKMRAARVLWATLVQSFDPKNPKSLALRTHCQTSGYSLTEQDPFNNVARTCIEALAAVLGGTQSLHTNSLDEAIALPTDFSARIARNTQLYLQHETDVTRLVDPWGGSYYVESLTNELIQKAWDLIQEVESLGGMTKAIETGLPKLRIEEAAARKQARIDGGKDVIVGVNQYRADSAPDIELLEVDNQAVREAQIARLNRIKAERNSEKVEAALTRLTEAALNPGGTTENGQQKTENLLALAIEAARHRATLGEISDAMEKAFGRHKATIRSVSGIYSAEVSDDENFRLAREMADRFAEGEGRRPRILVAKMGQDGHDRGAKVIATSFADLGFDVDMGPLFQTPEEVARQAAENDVHIVGVSSLAAGHKTLVPQLIDELKRIGREDILVIAGGVIPAQDYQYLYDAGVRGVFGPGTVISVAAQKILGELMQEVDRS; via the coding sequence ATGAAACCAGACTTTTCATCCATACAACCCACTCCTGCCTCCCCGACGGGCAATCAAACGGACGGACGGACGTTTGTCACCGCGGAAGGCATAAAATTGAAGCCGGTTTATACCGCCGCCGATATTCAGAACGCGGCGCATCTGGGTTCAGCAGCCGGGCTTCCGCCTTTCCTGCGCGGGCCGTACAGTTCCATGTACGTTTCCCAGCCGTGGACCATCCGGCAGTACGCCGGTTTCTCGACCGCCGAGGAATCCAACGCCTTCTACCGCCGGAACCTCGCCGCCGGGCAGAAGGGCCTTTCCGTCGCGTTCGATCTGGCGACCCACCGGGGTTACGATTCCGACCACCCGCGGGTAGTCGGCGACGTCGGGAAAGCGGGCGTGGCCATTGATTCGGTGGAAGACATGAAGATTCTCTTCGGCGGGATTCCGCTGGACCAGATGTCGGTTTCGATGACCATGAACGGGGCGGTGATTCCGGTGATGGCGTTTTACATCGTGGCGGCCGAAGAACAGGGCGTCGGACCGGAACAGCTTTCGGGCACCATCCAGAACGACATCCTGAAGGAGTTTATGGTGCGGAACACCTACATTTACCCGCCCGAGCCTTCCATGCGCATCATCGGGGATATTTTTGCGTACACCAGCCGCTACATGCCGAAGTTCAACTCCATCAGCATCAGCGGCTACCACATGCACGAAGCGGGTGCCCCGGCCCAGCTCGAACTCGCCTACACCCTCGCCGACGGGCTCGAATACATCCGCACCGGCCTGCGGGCGGGCATGTCCATCGACGAATTCGCCCCCCGGCTGTCGTTTTTCTGGGGCATCGGCATGAATCATTTCATGGAAATTGCCAAAATGCGGGCGGCGCGGGTCCTATGGGCTACGCTCGTCCAGTCTTTTGACCCGAAAAACCCGAAATCGCTGGCCCTGCGGACGCACTGCCAGACCTCCGGCTACAGCCTCACCGAGCAGGACCCGTTCAACAACGTCGCCCGGACGTGCATTGAGGCGCTGGCGGCCGTGCTCGGCGGCACGCAGAGTCTGCACACCAATTCGCTGGACGAAGCCATCGCCCTGCCCACCGACTTTTCGGCCCGCATCGCCCGAAACACGCAGTTGTACCTCCAGCACGAAACGGACGTCACGCGGCTGGTGGACCCCTGGGGCGGCTCGTACTATGTGGAATCCCTGACGAACGAGCTCATTCAGAAAGCCTGGGACCTGATTCAGGAGGTGGAAAGCCTCGGCGGCATGACCAAAGCCATCGAAACCGGCCTGCCCAAGCTGCGCATCGAAGAAGCCGCCGCCCGCAAACAGGCGCGCATCGACGGGGGGAAAGACGTCATTGTGGGCGTCAATCAATACCGGGCCGACTCCGCCCCCGACATCGAACTGCTGGAAGTAGACAACCAGGCCGTGCGGGAGGCGCAGATCGCCCGTTTAAACCGCATCAAGGCCGAACGAAATTCCGAAAAGGTGGAAGCCGCGCTAACCCGACTGACCGAAGCGGCCCTGAACCCCGGCGGCACAACGGAAAACGGACAACAGAAAACAGAAAACCTGCTGGCCCTTGCCATCGAGGCGGCCCGCCACCGGGCCACGCTGGGCGAAATTTCGGACGCAATGGAAAAAGCATTTGGCCGGCACAAGGCGACCATCCGGTCCGTGTCGGGCATTTATTCTGCCGAAGTGTCGGATGACGAAAACTTCCGTCTGGCCCGCGAAATGGCCGACCGCTTTGCCGAGGGCGAAGGCCGTCGCCCGCGCATTCTGGTGGCCAAGATGGGGCAGGATGGGCACGACCGGGGCGCGAAGGTAATTGCCACGAGCTTCGCCGATCTGGGCTTCGACGTGGACATGGGTCCGCTGTTCCAGACGCCGGAGGAGGTAGCCCGGCAGGCCGCCGAGAACGACGTGCACATCGTGGGTGTATCGAGTCTGGCGGCGGGACACAAAACGCTCGTGCCGCAGCTGATTGACGAACTCAAACGCATCGGTCGGGAGGATATTCTGGTCATTGCCGGGGGCGTGATTCCGGCGCAAGATTACCAGTACCTGTACGATGCCGGTGTCCGGGGCGTGTTTGGCCCCGGTACGGTAATTTCGGTCGCGGCGCAGAAGATTCTAGGGGAGCTGATGCAGGAGGTGGACCGGTCCTAG